The Rhizobiaceae bacterium genome contains the following window.
TTCCCGGCTCGCGACAAAACTTCGACCACATCAAGGCTTTCCTGCGGTGTTTCGGCGTGCAAGACAGGGATATGAGCGACGGCGCACATAAGTCATTTATGATTGGCGGGACCGAAATTCCCGCCCGGCCAATTGCGACGGGGCTGCACCTCGTCGCGACGCCCATCGGTAATCTCGGAGACATTACGCTTCGCGCGCTGGAAACGCTTGCCGCCGCCGACATCTTGGCGTGCGAGGATACCCGCGTCACGCGCGTTCTGCTCGACCGGTACGGAATCCGGCAGAAGCCGGTCGCATATCACGAGCACAATGCGGCCGAGGCCGGTCCGCGCTTGATTGCGGCGATCGAGGAAGGGCGCAGCGTGGCGCTGGTGTCCGATGCGGGAACGCCGCTTGTCTCGGACCCCGGCTTCAGGCTGGTCGGGCAAGTGATCGAGCGGGGCATGCGCGTCGTGCCGGTGCCCGGCGCGTCCGCCGTGCTCGCGGCGCTGACCGCTTCCGGCCTGCCCACTGACGCCTTCCTGTTCGCCGGTTTCCTGCCGCCGAAGGACGGCCAGCGCCGCACCCGGCTGGAAGAGCTTCGGCATATTCCGGCAACGCTCGTTTTCTTCGAATCGCCGCGCCGCCTGCGCGAGAGCCTGCAAGCGATGAGTGCTGTTTTCGGCGAGGACCGCGCCGCCGCCGTGGGGCGCGAACTGACCAAGACCTTCGAGGAAATGCGTACCGGCACGCTGGGCGAGCTTGCCTCCGCCTATGCCGGGGAGAACGAGCCGAAGGGTGAAATTGTCGTGTGCGTCGGACCGCCCGTCGCGAAGGCTTCTTCCGCCGGAGATACCGATGCGCTGCTTTTGTCGCTTGCGGGCGAAATGCCTGCCTCGAAAGCTGCCGCCGAGGCGGCCCGCATGACCGGCCTGCACAAGCCGGATCTCTACCGCCGCCTCATGGAACTGCGCGGAAAGAATGGCTGATCGCCTGAGGGCATATCGTCGGGGCCATCGCAGCGAGTTCCTGGCCTCTATTGCGCTGATGGCGAAGGGGTTCCGCATTGTTGCGCGCCGCTACCGCACCCGGCTCGGCGAGATCGACCTGATCGCGCGGCGAGGCGACCTCGTGCTGATCGTCGAGGTCAAGGCGCGAAGGACGCTCGTTGAAGCGATGGAGGCCATCGCCCGGCAATCGGAACGACGGATCGAGGCAGCCGCAGACCTTTGGCTGTCGCGTCAGCGCGACTACGGACGGCTTTCAGTCCGCTTCGACATGGTGGCGGTCCTGCCATGGCGCTGGCCGATCCACGTCGAAAATGTGTTTCACGGGCGTTAGCGCGGCGTGACCCGCATCGGAATGCCGCCTTGCGGCTGGGTGGTCAGCTTCTGCACCGGCCACGGATTTGTCGCTTCGACCGTATCGAAGCGGTAGCGCGAAAGCAGGACGGCAAGCGCGATGATCGCTTCCTGCATAGCAAAGGCCGCGCCGATGCACACGCGCGGTCCGGCACCGAAGGGAAGGTACTGGTAACGGTCGATCTTCTCGCGATTTCCGGGGTGGAACCGCTGTGGCATGAAGGCGTCCGGCTGGTCCCACAGCTTGCGATGGCGATGTACCGTCCACGGCATGACCAGCACCGCCGCCTTTGGCGGAATATACAGGTCCTTGTAGGTTTCGGGCTCGATCGGCTCCCGGTTGATCGACGGCGCGGGCGGATAGAGCCGCAGCGCCTCCTCGAAGGCGGCGCGCGTCAGCGGCATGGCATCCAGCCATTTCGACGGGTCCGGCTCGCGCGCCAGCACAGCGTCAATCTCCGCCTCGACCGGTGTGCGCTCCCATGGCGCTTCGGCGAGGCAATACAGCGTCCACGCGAGCGCCCGCGCGGTCGTCTCGTGCCCCGCACCGATGAAGGTGATGATGTTGTCCTCGATTTCCTGCCGGGTCAGGCCGTCCGGTCCTTCCGCGCGCAGCAGCAGCGTCAGGAAATCCTCGGGCACGCCCTTGTCGCCACTGCTCAGGCGTTCGGTGCGCAGTTTCACCGTGTCGGACACGATCTGGCGAAAATAGGCCATGGTCTTGCGGCCACGAATGCGCGTGAAGCGCGGCAGCCATTCCGGCGCGCGCAGGAGGTCGAGCGGATCGACGCGCCCCATCGTCTCGAACAGGTGATCTATCTCGCGCGCGAAACTGCCCGGCTCGCCGGCGATCTCGCCGGAAAACAGCGTCTCGGCGAGGATGTCATAGGTGAGCATCGTCATGTCGTGCGCGATGTCCACGGTGCCCGGCTCGTCCTGATATTTCTGCGCGAAATCGAGCGTGCGCCTCAGCATGGGTTGCGCGAATCCGAAGATGTTGCGCGGCGTGAACACAGGAGCCATCGCCTTGCGCGACCGCTTCCAGACCTGCCCTTCGGCGGTCAGCAGCCCGTCGCGCAGGATGGGCCGGAGGATGAGCTGGCGCACCGTCGCCATCTTGTAGTTGCGCGCATTATCGACCAGCACATGCCGGATGAGGCCGGGATCATTGGCGATGACCAGCGGTCCGCCAATGCCGGACACCGAAATCCACGGTTCGTTGTAGGACGGCTCGCCCCACAGTTCGAGAGGATTGCGGTAGACGATGCGGATCATCTCCAGCGCCGAGGGCGGCGAGGTGCGCGGCCTTGGCGCGGGCGGCACGAAAGGTGCGGGAGTGGTGTCCATTTCATACAGTTAGATATGCGCGCGGCTTCGCGCAAACGCGGATTTGAGTCGATGGCCGGGCGGAATGCCGCATTTCCACCGCCGATTGCCGCGAAAATGGCGTAAACGATTGGAAAAACGAACCAAAATGCCTATATTTGAACCATCCTCGGATGTTCGATTCGCTACATCTTTTTGAACGTCCGCAATCGTCATAAACTGAAAGTCTTTCATGAGCGACGAGCTAGAAAACGGCAGCGGCGGCAGTGCTGAGTACGGTGCCGATTCAATCAAGGTTTTGAAGGGGTTGGACGCTGTCCGCAAGCGCCCCGGCATGTATATCGGCGACACCGATGACGGGTCCGGCCTGCACCATATGGTCTACGAGGTTGTCGACAACGCCATCGACGAGGCGCTGGCGGGCCATGCCACGAAGGTGACCGTGACGCTGAACCCGGACGGTTCCTGCACCGTGACCGATAATGGTCGCGGAATTCCGACCGACCTGCACCCGACCGAGGGCGTGTCCGCCGCCGAAGTCATCATGACGCAGCTTCACGCGGGCGGAAAGTTCGACCAGAACAGCTACAAGGTTTCCGGCGGGCTGCATGGCGTCGGCGTTTCGGTCGTCAATGCCTTGTCGGTCTGGCTGAAGCTCAAGATCCGCCGCAAGGGACAGGTGCACGAAATGTCGTTCACCCATGGCGTGGCCGACGCGCCGTTGGCCGTGACCGGCGAAGCGGGCAGCGAGACGGGAACGGAAGTGACGTTCCTGCCGTCGACCGAGACGTTCACCATGACCGAATTCGACTACGGCACGCTTGAGCACCGCCTGCGCGAGCTAGCCTTCCTGAACTCCGGCGTGCGCATCGTGCTGACGGATGCGCGGCATGCGGACATCAAGGTCCAGGAACTTCTCTATCAGGGCGGCCTTGAGGAATTCGTCAAATATCTGGACCGCAGCAAGAAGCCGCTGATCGACAAGCCCGTCGCTATCCGGGCCGAGCGCGACGGCATCACGGTCGAAGTGGCCATGTGGTGGAACGATTCCTACCACGAGAACGTGCTCTGCTTCACCAACAACATTCCGCAACGCGACGGTGGCACGCATCTCGCCGGCTTCCGCGGCGCTCTGACCCGTCAGGTCACGGGCTATGCGGAAAGCTCCGGCCAGACCAAGCGGGAAAAGGTCTCGCTGATCGGCGATGATTGTCGCGAGGGGCTGACCGCCGTGCTTTCGGTCAAGGTTCCGGACCCGAAATTTTCCTCGCAGACCAAGGACAAGCTTGTTTCCTCCGAGGTTCGGCCCGTCGTGGAGAACCTCGTTAACGAAGCGCTCGGCACATGGCTGGAAGAGCACCCCGCCGAGGGCAAGATTGTCGTCGAGAAGGTCATACAGGCCGCCGCCGCGCGCGAGGCCGCGCGCAAGGCCCGCGACATAACCCGCAAATCGACGCTCGGCGTGACATCGCTGCCCGGCAAGCTTGCCGATTGCCAGGAGCGCGACCCGGCGAAATCCGAACTGTTCATCGTCGAGGGCGATTCGGCGGGCGGTTCCGCCAAGAGCGGGCGTTCGCGCCAGAATCAGGCCATCCTGCCGCTGCGCGGCAAGATCCTGAACGTCGAGCGCGTCCGCTTCGACCGCATGCTGTCGTCGGAGATGATCGGCACGATGATAACGGCGCTCGGTACCGGCATCGGCAAGGACGATTTCAACATCGAGAAGCTGCGCTACCACAAGATCATCATCATGACCGACGCCGATGTGGACGGCGCGCATATCCGCACGCTGCTGCTCACCTTCTTCTTCCGCCAGATGCCGGAGATCATCGAGCGCGGCCATCTGTTCATCGCGCAGCCGCCGCTCTACAAGGTTACGCGCGGCAAGTCCTCCCAATATCTCAAGGATCAATTGGCCTATGAGACCTACCTGATCGATTCGGGCATGGACGACGCCACCCTGACGCTGGGCAATGGCGAGGTGCGCACGGGGCAGGACCTGTTGCAGGTCATCAACGACGCGATCTCCGTACGATCGCTCATCGGCGGCCTGCATTCGCGCTACAATCCGACCGTGGTCGAACAGGCCGCCATCGCCGGAGGGCTCGCGCCCGAACTGCTTTCCGATCTGGGCGCGGCCTCGGAAAAGGCCGCTGCGATCGCGCACCGCCTCGATGCCATCGCGGAAGAGACCGAGCGCGGCTGGGAAGGCAGGACCTCGACCTCCAACGAGGGGTCGGGCGGGTTCGTGTTCGAGCGCACGGTGCGCGGCGTCAAGGAATATGCGCATATCGACATGGGCCTCATCAATTCCGCCGATGCACGGGCGCTGCACCGCTTCGCCCCGCGCCTTGAGGAGGTCTATGGCGCGCTGCCTGTCCTGCGCCGCAAGGAAAGCCAGGAGGCCATTTCCGGGCCGCTCGCGCTGCTCGAGGCTGTTTTCGCCTCCGGTCGCAAGGGCGTGACCATGCAGCGCTACAAGGGCCTTGGGGAGATGAACGCCGAGCAGCTTTGGGAAACGACGCTCGATCCCAATGTCCGCTCGCTGCTGCAGGTCAAGGTGAACGACGCCACCGATGCAGATTCGCTATTCGCCCGGCTGATGGGCGACGAGGTGGAGCCTCGCCGCGAGTTCATTCAGGACAATGCGCTCAGCGTCGCAAACCTCGATGTGTGACGCACCGGCTTTGCAGCACTGAATGGCAGAACGCGCGCCCGCTTCCCCCGGTCCCGTTTTTCTGGGCATCGACACCGGCGGCACCTATACCGACGCGGTGCTGTGGTCCGAGGCAGGCGGGATTCTCGCCAAGGCCAAGGCGCTGACCACGCGCCACGACCTTGCGCAGGGCATAGCCGGCGCGGTGGATAGCGTGCTTGCCGAATCCTCCGTCGCACCGTCGGCCATCAAGCTCACCTCGATGTCCACCACGCTTGCCACGAACGCGCTGGTAGAGGGACAGGGCGGGCGCGTCGCACTGGTGATGATCGGCTTCTCCGAACAGGAATTGTCCCGCGACGGCCTCAAGGCGGCGGTTGGCTCCGATCCGGTGGTGTTCTGTCCCGGCGGCCATGACGTGCATGGCAATGCGCAGCCGCTGGACCTGTCGGCGCTGGAGGCAGCGCTTCCCGAACTTGCCGGCGTGGTCTCCGGCTTTGCGGTCTGCGCCTATTTCGCGACCCGCAATCCGGCACATGAGCTTGCCGCCTGCGAGCGCATCCGGACGCTGTCGCACCTGCCCGTGACGGCAAGCCACGAGTTGACGACCAAGCTCGGCGGCCCGCGCCGCGCGCTGACGACATTGCTGAACGCGCGGCTCATATCGATGATCGACCGGCTGGTCGAGGCGACCGAAAGTTTCCTTGCCTTGCGCGGCATTGCCGCGCCGTTGATGGTGGTGCGCGGAGACGGCGCGCTTGTTTCGGCGGCTTTCGCGCGGCAGCGGCCAATCGAAACGATTCTTTCCGGGCCCGCCGCCAGCCTTGTCGGAGCAAAATACCTGACCGGGCTGGACAATGCTGTCGTCTCGGACATTGGCGGAACCACGACCGACATCGCCGTACTGGACGGCGGACGCCCCCGTGTCGATCCCGAAGGCGCGACGGTCGGCGGCTTTCGCACGATGGTGGAAGCGGTCGCCATGCACACTTTCGGCCTCGGCGGCGATTCCGAGGTGGCGCTGGAGGAAGGCGCGCTTTCGCCGCGAATCCTGCTCGGGCCACGTCGCCTCGTGCCGCTGGCCCTTGCGGGCCGGGTCCATGGCCCGGCGATTCTCGATGAACTGGAACGGCAATTGCTCAGCGCCAATCCGGGACGCATGGACGGCCGCTTCGCTCTGAGAACGGGGGTGCCGGACCGGCTCGCCGCCGGATTGAACCCTGCGGAAAACCGCCTCTATGACCTGCTCGGACCTGTGCCGCTTCCGCTGGATCGCGTGCTGGCCACGAATGCGCAGAATGCAACATTGAACCGGCTGGTTTCGCGCGGCCTTGCGCAAATCTGCGGGTTCACCCCGTCGGACGCCGCGCATGTGTTGGGCAAGCAGGCCAATTGGGATTCCGCTGCGGCGCGACTGGGCGCGCAATTGTTCGCGCGTCGCCGGGACGGGCGCGGCCAGCCCGTCGCCGAATCCGCCGAGGAGATTTCGGAGCGCGTGCTTGCGGCGGTGACGCGCGCGTCGGCGGAAACCATCCTCGAATCCGCCTTTGCGGAAGACGGTTTCGACGGAGCCTCGACCATTTCCCACGACCTCATACAACGGGCGCTCGACGGCAAATCCGGGGTGGCTCGCCTCACCGTGTCGCTGGACCGTCCGGTGATCGGCCTTGGCGCTTCGGCTGCGCTGCACTATGCCGGCCTTGCGCCTTTGGTGGGGCATGAATGCCTTGTGCCGGTGCATGCGGACGTGGCGAACGCGCTCGGCGCAATCGTCGGGCAGGTGCGCGTGCAGGTCGGCGCAAGGGTGAGCCAGCCCCGGGAAGGCGTGTTTCGACTTGCTGCCGGTGAACGGATCGCCGACTTCAGCGAAGAAGCGCATGCGATGGAAGAGGCCGATCGTTACGTTTCCGAAACGGCGCTCAGGCGCGCACGAGATGCCGGGGCTGATGCCGTGGAGATCGGTATCGACCGCGATATTCGCACATCGACGATTGAGGGGCAGAGGTTGTTCATCGAGGCCGAGATCGTCGCGACCGCGAGCGGCAGGCCGCGTCTGGCCGATCACGGTCGAGCATCGGCCTAGTCAAGTTGTGCAATTGACCCGCGTTGCCTCCCGTGCCAAACGCCGAAATAATTGCCACTTAGCCGCATCTGGAGCCCAGACATGACAGATCGGATCGCAATCGACGGATTGCGCGTCGCCCGCGAGCTTCACGACTTCATCCTGAACGAAGCAATTCCCGGGACGGGCGTGGACCCTTCCAAATTCTGGAGCGGGTTTGCCGCCATCGTGCACGATCTCGCTCCGAAGAACCGCGCGCTGCTTGCCCGGCGCGACGAAATCCAGGACCAGATCGACCAGTATCACAGGGCGAACGGCATTCCGTCCGA
Protein-coding sequences here:
- the rsmI gene encoding 16S rRNA (cytidine(1402)-2'-O)-methyltransferase, which produces MIGGTEIPARPIATGLHLVATPIGNLGDITLRALETLAAADILACEDTRVTRVLLDRYGIRQKPVAYHEHNAAEAGPRLIAAIEEGRSVALVSDAGTPLVSDPGFRLVGQVIERGMRVVPVPGASAVLAALTASGLPTDAFLFAGFLPPKDGQRRTRLEELRHIPATLVFFESPRRLRESLQAMSAVFGEDRAAAVGRELTKTFEEMRTGTLGELASAYAGENEPKGEIVVCVGPPVAKASSAGDTDALLLSLAGEMPASKAAAEAARMTGLHKPDLYRRLMELRGKNG
- a CDS encoding YraN family protein, whose protein sequence is MADRLRAYRRGHRSEFLASIALMAKGFRIVARRYRTRLGEIDLIARRGDLVLIVEVKARRTLVEAMEAIARQSERRIEAAADLWLSRQRDYGRLSVRFDMVAVLPWRWPIHVENVFHGR
- a CDS encoding cytochrome P450; translated protein: MDTTPAPFVPPAPRPRTSPPSALEMIRIVYRNPLELWGEPSYNEPWISVSGIGGPLVIANDPGLIRHVLVDNARNYKMATVRQLILRPILRDGLLTAEGQVWKRSRKAMAPVFTPRNIFGFAQPMLRRTLDFAQKYQDEPGTVDIAHDMTMLTYDILAETLFSGEIAGEPGSFAREIDHLFETMGRVDPLDLLRAPEWLPRFTRIRGRKTMAYFRQIVSDTVKLRTERLSSGDKGVPEDFLTLLLRAEGPDGLTRQEIEDNIITFIGAGHETTARALAWTLYCLAEAPWERTPVEAEIDAVLAREPDPSKWLDAMPLTRAAFEEALRLYPPAPSINREPIEPETYKDLYIPPKAAVLVMPWTVHRHRKLWDQPDAFMPQRFHPGNREKIDRYQYLPFGAGPRVCIGAAFAMQEAIIALAVLLSRYRFDTVEATNPWPVQKLTTQPQGGIPMRVTPR
- the gyrB gene encoding DNA topoisomerase (ATP-hydrolyzing) subunit B, giving the protein MSDELENGSGGSAEYGADSIKVLKGLDAVRKRPGMYIGDTDDGSGLHHMVYEVVDNAIDEALAGHATKVTVTLNPDGSCTVTDNGRGIPTDLHPTEGVSAAEVIMTQLHAGGKFDQNSYKVSGGLHGVGVSVVNALSVWLKLKIRRKGQVHEMSFTHGVADAPLAVTGEAGSETGTEVTFLPSTETFTMTEFDYGTLEHRLRELAFLNSGVRIVLTDARHADIKVQELLYQGGLEEFVKYLDRSKKPLIDKPVAIRAERDGITVEVAMWWNDSYHENVLCFTNNIPQRDGGTHLAGFRGALTRQVTGYAESSGQTKREKVSLIGDDCREGLTAVLSVKVPDPKFSSQTKDKLVSSEVRPVVENLVNEALGTWLEEHPAEGKIVVEKVIQAAAAREAARKARDITRKSTLGVTSLPGKLADCQERDPAKSELFIVEGDSAGGSAKSGRSRQNQAILPLRGKILNVERVRFDRMLSSEMIGTMITALGTGIGKDDFNIEKLRYHKIIIMTDADVDGAHIRTLLLTFFFRQMPEIIERGHLFIAQPPLYKVTRGKSSQYLKDQLAYETYLIDSGMDDATLTLGNGEVRTGQDLLQVINDAISVRSLIGGLHSRYNPTVVEQAAIAGGLAPELLSDLGAASEKAAAIAHRLDAIAEETERGWEGRTSTSNEGSGGFVFERTVRGVKEYAHIDMGLINSADARALHRFAPRLEEVYGALPVLRRKESQEAISGPLALLEAVFASGRKGVTMQRYKGLGEMNAEQLWETTLDPNVRSLLQVKVNDATDADSLFARLMGDEVEPRREFIQDNALSVANLDV
- a CDS encoding hydantoinase/oxoprolinase family protein, yielding MAERAPASPGPVFLGIDTGGTYTDAVLWSEAGGILAKAKALTTRHDLAQGIAGAVDSVLAESSVAPSAIKLTSMSTTLATNALVEGQGGRVALVMIGFSEQELSRDGLKAAVGSDPVVFCPGGHDVHGNAQPLDLSALEAALPELAGVVSGFAVCAYFATRNPAHELAACERIRTLSHLPVTASHELTTKLGGPRRALTTLLNARLISMIDRLVEATESFLALRGIAAPLMVVRGDGALVSAAFARQRPIETILSGPAASLVGAKYLTGLDNAVVSDIGGTTTDIAVLDGGRPRVDPEGATVGGFRTMVEAVAMHTFGLGGDSEVALEEGALSPRILLGPRRLVPLALAGRVHGPAILDELERQLLSANPGRMDGRFALRTGVPDRLAAGLNPAENRLYDLLGPVPLPLDRVLATNAQNATLNRLVSRGLAQICGFTPSDAAHVLGKQANWDSAAARLGAQLFARRRDGRGQPVAESAEEISERVLAAVTRASAETILESAFAEDGFDGASTISHDLIQRALDGKSGVARLTVSLDRPVIGLGASAALHYAGLAPLVGHECLVPVHADVANALGAIVGQVRVQVGARVSQPREGVFRLAAGERIADFSEEAHAMEEADRYVSETALRRARDAGADAVEIGIDRDIRTSTIEGQRLFIEAEIVATASGRPRLADHGRASA